A window of Amycolatopsis australiensis contains these coding sequences:
- a CDS encoding DHA2 family efflux MFS transporter permease subunit: protein MNARQANPWAALGALCLGFFMILLDTTIVSIAIPTMLAKLNAGLNSVVWVISVYLLTYAVPMLFTSRLGDRFGPKRVFLAGLVVFTGASLWCGLSGNVEMLIAARAVQGLGAALMTPQTLAFITHLFPPAKRGPAMGMWGGVAGLATITGPLLGGVLVDHLGWEWIFYVNVPIGVVAIVMTLLLVPDWQPKHSHSFDLLGIFLSSAALLCIVFGVQNGQQYDWGTVFGGITVFEIIGAGVVLLIAFLVWQRYNKREPLLPLQVFANRNFSAGTLTATTVGFAMTGMFLPLVIYIQSVLGLTPTMAGLLTAPMSLLSGLVAPFVGNLSDKVNGKYLVMFGLAALAAGLGIIALQASPTSSAWSFIPALLVCGLGIGCIFSPMSNMTMGSVEPRLAGTASGIFNTSRQVGGVLGSAAIGVLLQAQVSSSIADEAAKAAAQLPEQYREPFASGIAHAAASTGEFGPAGGPSPMPGLPAEIAAQAGKLATEAVHSGLTDAARVTILLPMAVLLLGVLSAAVLRRVTPHREAPKPATEAAAA, encoded by the coding sequence ATGAACGCAAGACAAGCTAACCCGTGGGCCGCGCTCGGCGCGCTGTGCCTCGGCTTCTTCATGATCCTGCTCGACACCACGATCGTGTCGATCGCGATCCCGACCATGCTGGCCAAGCTGAACGCCGGGCTGAACTCGGTCGTCTGGGTGATCAGCGTCTACCTGCTCACCTACGCCGTGCCGATGCTGTTCACCAGCCGGCTCGGCGACCGCTTCGGTCCGAAGCGCGTGTTCCTCGCCGGGCTGGTCGTGTTCACCGGCGCGTCGCTGTGGTGCGGCCTGTCCGGCAACGTCGAGATGCTGATCGCCGCGCGGGCCGTGCAGGGGCTCGGCGCCGCGTTGATGACGCCGCAGACGCTGGCGTTCATCACGCACCTGTTCCCGCCGGCCAAGCGCGGTCCGGCGATGGGCATGTGGGGCGGTGTCGCCGGCCTGGCGACGATCACCGGCCCCCTGCTCGGCGGCGTGCTCGTCGACCACCTCGGCTGGGAATGGATCTTCTACGTCAACGTGCCGATCGGCGTGGTCGCCATCGTCATGACGCTGCTGCTGGTGCCGGACTGGCAGCCGAAGCACTCGCACTCGTTCGACCTGCTGGGCATCTTCCTCTCCAGCGCGGCGCTGCTGTGCATCGTCTTCGGTGTCCAGAACGGACAGCAGTACGACTGGGGCACGGTGTTCGGCGGGATCACGGTGTTCGAGATCATCGGCGCCGGCGTGGTGCTGCTGATCGCGTTCCTGGTGTGGCAGCGGTACAACAAACGCGAGCCGCTGCTGCCGCTGCAGGTGTTCGCGAACCGCAACTTCTCGGCGGGCACGCTGACGGCGACGACGGTCGGCTTCGCGATGACCGGCATGTTCCTGCCGCTGGTCATCTACATCCAGTCGGTGCTCGGGCTGACCCCGACGATGGCGGGCTTGCTGACCGCGCCGATGTCGCTGCTGTCGGGGCTCGTCGCGCCGTTCGTCGGGAACCTGTCCGACAAGGTGAACGGCAAGTACCTGGTGATGTTCGGGCTGGCGGCGCTGGCCGCGGGCCTGGGGATCATCGCGCTGCAGGCGTCGCCGACGAGCAGCGCGTGGAGCTTCATCCCGGCGCTGCTCGTGTGCGGGCTCGGCATCGGCTGCATCTTCTCGCCGATGAGCAACATGACGATGGGGTCGGTGGAACCGCGGCTGGCCGGGACGGCGTCGGGGATCTTCAACACCTCCCGCCAGGTGGGTGGCGTGCTCGGCTCCGCGGCGATCGGCGTGCTGCTGCAGGCGCAGGTCAGCTCGTCCATCGCCGACGAGGCGGCGAAGGCCGCTGCGCAGCTGCCGGAGCAGTACCGGGAACCGTTCGCTTCGGGGATCGCGCACGCCGCGGCCAGCACCGGCGAGTTCGGGCCGGCCGGCGGGCCGTCGCCCATGCCGGGGCTGCCCGCGGAGATCGCCGCGCAGGCCGGGAAGCTGGCCACCGAAGCGGTCCACAGTGGACTCACGGACGCGGCCCGCGTGACGATTCTGCTGCCGATGGCCGTGCTGCTGCTGGGTGTCCTGTCGGCCGCCGTGCTGCGGCGGGTCACGCCGCACCGGGAAGCGCCGAAGCCGGCCACCGAGGCCGCCGCGGCCTGA
- a CDS encoding acetyl/propionyl/methylcrotonyl-CoA carboxylase subunit alpha yields the protein MAEQVGESTGGPVTKILVANRGEIAVRVIRAAKDAGLASVAVYADPDRDAPHVRLADEAFALGGTTAAESYLNIEKLLDAAKRAGADSVHPGYGFLSENADFAQAVLDAGLTWIGPSPQSIRDLGDKVTARHIAMRAGAPLVPGTKEPVKDAAEIVAFADEHGLPVAIKAAFGGGGRGLKVARTREEIPELFESATREAVAAFGRGECFVERYLDKPRHVEAQVLADMHGNAIVVGTRDCSLQRRHQKLVEEAPAPFLSDEQRKRIHESAKAICKEAGYYGAGTVEYLVATDGTISFLEVNTRLQVEHPVSEETTGLDLVREMFRIARGEKLRITEDPEPRGHSIEFRINGEDAGRGFLPAPGTVTKFVAPSGPGVRVDSGVESGSVIGGQFDSMLAKLIVTGSDRNNALERSRRALDEMVVEGMATVLPFDRVIVNDPAFVGDENGFSVHTRWIETEFDNQIEPFVAPDVETPEEAPRQNVVVEVGGRRLEVSLPGGFALEGGGGGGAAVKAKPRKRAGGGKAAVSGDAVTAPMQGTIVKVAVEEGQTVEAGELIVVLEAMKMENPVTAHKAGTVTGLAVEVGAAVTQGTQLLEIK from the coding sequence GTGGCCGAGCAGGTCGGCGAATCCACGGGTGGCCCGGTGACCAAGATCCTGGTCGCCAACCGGGGCGAGATCGCGGTGCGGGTGATCAGAGCCGCCAAGGACGCTGGGCTCGCCAGCGTCGCGGTGTACGCCGATCCGGATCGCGACGCGCCGCATGTGCGCCTGGCCGACGAAGCCTTCGCGCTCGGCGGCACGACGGCCGCCGAGAGCTACCTGAACATCGAGAAGCTGCTCGACGCCGCGAAGCGCGCGGGCGCCGACTCGGTGCACCCGGGCTACGGCTTCCTCTCCGAAAACGCGGACTTCGCCCAGGCCGTCCTCGACGCCGGGCTGACCTGGATCGGGCCGAGCCCGCAGTCCATCCGCGACCTCGGCGACAAGGTCACCGCGCGCCACATCGCCATGCGCGCGGGCGCGCCGCTGGTCCCGGGCACCAAGGAGCCGGTCAAGGACGCCGCCGAGATCGTCGCGTTCGCCGACGAGCACGGCCTGCCGGTGGCGATCAAGGCCGCCTTCGGCGGTGGCGGCCGCGGCCTCAAGGTCGCGCGCACCCGCGAAGAGATCCCCGAGCTGTTCGAGTCGGCCACGCGTGAAGCTGTGGCCGCGTTCGGCCGCGGCGAGTGCTTCGTCGAGCGCTACCTGGACAAGCCGCGGCACGTCGAAGCCCAGGTGCTGGCCGACATGCACGGCAACGCGATCGTCGTCGGCACCCGTGACTGCTCGCTGCAGCGCCGTCACCAGAAGCTCGTCGAGGAGGCGCCCGCGCCGTTCCTGAGCGACGAGCAGCGCAAGCGCATCCACGAGTCCGCGAAGGCCATCTGCAAGGAAGCCGGCTACTACGGCGCGGGCACGGTCGAGTACCTCGTCGCGACCGACGGCACGATCTCCTTCCTCGAGGTCAACACGCGGCTGCAGGTCGAGCACCCGGTGTCGGAGGAGACGACCGGGCTCGACCTGGTCCGCGAGATGTTCCGGATCGCGCGCGGCGAGAAGCTGCGGATCACCGAAGACCCCGAGCCGCGCGGGCACTCCATCGAGTTCCGCATCAACGGCGAAGACGCGGGCCGCGGCTTCCTGCCCGCCCCGGGCACGGTGACGAAGTTCGTCGCGCCGAGCGGGCCGGGCGTGCGCGTCGACTCCGGCGTCGAGTCCGGCAGCGTGATCGGCGGCCAGTTCGACTCGATGCTGGCGAAGCTGATCGTCACCGGGTCGGACCGGAACAACGCCCTCGAACGCAGCCGCCGGGCGCTCGACGAGATGGTCGTCGAGGGCATGGCGACGGTGCTGCCGTTCGACCGCGTGATCGTCAACGACCCCGCGTTCGTCGGCGACGAGAACGGCTTCAGCGTGCACACGCGCTGGATCGAGACGGAGTTCGACAACCAGATCGAGCCGTTCGTCGCCCCGGACGTCGAGACGCCGGAAGAGGCGCCGCGGCAGAACGTCGTGGTCGAGGTCGGCGGGCGCCGGCTGGAAGTGTCGCTGCCGGGCGGCTTCGCGCTCGAAGGCGGCGGGGGCGGCGGAGCGGCCGTCAAGGCGAAGCCGCGCAAGCGGGCCGGCGGCGGCAAGGCCGCCGTGAGCGGCGACGCCGTCACCGCGCCGATGCAGGGCACGATCGTGAAGGTCGCCGTCGAAGAGGGCCAGACGGTCGAAGCCGGTGAGCTGATCGTCGTCCTCGAGGCGATGAAGATGGAGAACCCGGTCACCGCGCACAAAGCGGGCACCGTGACCGGTCTGGCGGTCGAGGTCGGCGCCGCCGTGACGCAGGGCACGCAGCTGCTCGAGATCAAGTAG
- a CDS encoding glycoside hydrolase family 3 protein, giving the protein MSLLRAKRSLRATVLAAVLVSGTALAPAASASAAPLYKNPHAPVSARVKDLMSRMTLDDKIGQMTEAERQVATPAQSATARLGSILSGGGSTPTPNTPAGWADMIDAYQQAATSTGLGIPIVYGADTVHGHNNVYGATVFPHNIGLGAANDPRLVEKIGAVTADEAAATGVKWGFAPCLCVARDDRWGRTYESFGEIPRNAVANSVIIEGMQGRSLDDRTSIMATAKHFIGDGGTTGGVDQGNTQISLDELRRIHLPPFRAAVDHGVGSVMISFNSWNGVKDHGNKFLITDLLKGELHFSGYVISDWDGINQIDGQPGFTPAEVSQAVNAGIDMVMVPYDYAKFIDTLRVEVQNGHVPMSRIDDANRRILTKKFELGLFEHPYTDRSLQKDFGSAAHRALARQAVRESQVLLKNDGVLPLAKKNSKIFVAGKNANDMGNQAGGWTLTWQGQSGERVIPGTTILDGIRSGAGKGTEVTYDRAGDGIDHSYQVAVAVVGETPYAEGRGDRPDGLGLDAEDVALIGKLKASGVPLVVVTVSGRPLDLTAQLPSIDGLVAAWLPGSEGAGVADVLYGDYNPTGKLNFTWPRSSSQEPINVGDGQQPLFPYGYGLSYRRH; this is encoded by the coding sequence ATGTCGCTCCTCCGCGCCAAGAGATCACTGCGCGCCACTGTCCTCGCCGCTGTCCTCGTCTCGGGCACGGCGCTCGCCCCGGCGGCGTCGGCCTCGGCGGCGCCGCTCTACAAGAACCCGCACGCACCGGTGTCCGCACGCGTCAAGGACCTGATGTCGCGGATGACGCTCGACGACAAGATCGGGCAGATGACCGAGGCCGAGCGCCAGGTCGCGACGCCCGCCCAGTCCGCGACCGCCCGGCTCGGCTCCATCCTCTCCGGCGGCGGCTCGACGCCGACGCCGAACACGCCCGCCGGGTGGGCGGACATGATCGACGCGTACCAGCAGGCAGCGACGTCGACCGGCCTAGGCATCCCGATCGTCTACGGCGCCGACACCGTGCACGGCCACAACAACGTCTACGGCGCCACGGTCTTCCCGCACAACATCGGCCTCGGCGCGGCGAACGACCCGCGGCTGGTCGAGAAGATCGGCGCGGTCACCGCGGACGAAGCCGCCGCCACCGGCGTCAAGTGGGGTTTCGCGCCCTGCCTGTGCGTCGCCCGTGACGACCGCTGGGGCCGCACGTACGAGTCGTTCGGCGAGATCCCGCGCAACGCCGTCGCGAACTCCGTGATCATCGAAGGCATGCAGGGCCGTTCGCTCGACGACCGGACGTCGATCATGGCCACCGCCAAGCACTTCATCGGCGACGGCGGCACGACCGGCGGCGTCGACCAGGGCAACACGCAGATCAGCCTCGACGAGCTCCGCCGCATCCACCTCCCGCCGTTCCGGGCCGCGGTCGACCACGGCGTCGGCTCGGTGATGATCAGCTTCAACAGCTGGAACGGCGTCAAGGACCACGGCAACAAGTTCCTCATCACCGACCTGCTGAAGGGCGAGCTGCACTTCTCCGGGTACGTGATCTCGGACTGGGACGGCATCAACCAGATCGACGGCCAGCCCGGGTTCACCCCGGCCGAGGTCAGCCAGGCCGTCAACGCCGGTATCGACATGGTGATGGTGCCCTACGACTACGCGAAGTTCATCGACACGCTGCGCGTCGAAGTCCAGAACGGACACGTCCCGATGTCGCGCATCGACGACGCCAACCGGCGGATCCTCACGAAGAAGTTCGAGCTCGGCCTGTTCGAGCACCCGTACACCGACCGCTCGCTGCAGAAGGACTTCGGCAGCGCGGCACACCGCGCGCTGGCGCGGCAGGCGGTGCGCGAGTCGCAGGTGCTGCTCAAGAACGACGGGGTCCTGCCGCTGGCCAAGAAGAACAGCAAGATCTTCGTGGCCGGGAAGAACGCGAACGACATGGGCAACCAGGCGGGCGGCTGGACGCTCACCTGGCAGGGCCAGAGCGGCGAGCGGGTCATCCCCGGCACGACGATCCTCGACGGCATCCGCAGCGGTGCCGGGAAGGGCACGGAGGTGACCTATGACCGTGCGGGTGACGGAATCGACCACAGCTACCAGGTCGCGGTCGCCGTGGTGGGCGAAACGCCGTACGCCGAAGGGCGGGGAGACCGGCCGGACGGACTCGGCCTCGACGCCGAAGACGTCGCCCTCATCGGCAAGCTGAAGGCTTCGGGCGTCCCGCTGGTCGTGGTGACGGTTTCCGGGCGGCCGCTGGACCTCACCGCGCAGCTGCCGTCGATCGACGGCCTGGTCGCGGCCTGGCTGCCGGGCTCGGAGGGCGCCGGCGTCGCGGACGTCCTCTACGGCGACTACAACCCGACCGGGAAGCTGAACTTCACCTGGCCGCGCAGTTCGTCCCAGGAGCCGATCAACGTCGGTGACGGGCAGCAGCCCCTCTTCCCGTACGGGTACGGGCTGTCCTACCGACGGCACTGA
- a CDS encoding SAV_915 family protein: MTNPNLPPALYLPTGPVSAETEGASIELRRTPDGRTALVAFTALDRLIECCGEHQPWALVNTEHLPKVHAANPYDVIVLDSPLPAELRHHA, from the coding sequence GTGACGAACCCGAACCTGCCGCCCGCCCTGTACCTGCCGACCGGCCCGGTCAGCGCCGAGACCGAAGGCGCGTCGATCGAGCTGCGCCGCACGCCCGACGGCCGTACCGCGCTGGTCGCGTTCACCGCGCTCGACCGGCTGATCGAGTGCTGCGGCGAGCACCAGCCGTGGGCGCTGGTGAACACCGAGCACCTGCCGAAGGTCCACGCGGCGAACCCCTACGACGTGATCGTCCTCGACTCGCCCTTGCCCGCGGAGCTGCGCCACCACGCCTGA
- a CDS encoding DUF1707 SHOCT-like domain-containing protein, with the protein MGDMRLSDAERQDALDVLEEHVRTGRLDIDEYGTRSAKVTAAKRVSELVPLFEDLPSPRPSALLNGATAPDVPVMPGGNALATFLTRSAVPIAIVLAIAVLVLSRGRLLIICVALPLVVAMLAGVRRRR; encoded by the coding sequence GTGGGTGACATGCGGTTGAGCGACGCCGAACGCCAGGACGCCCTGGACGTGCTGGAAGAGCACGTCCGCACCGGGCGGCTGGACATCGACGAGTACGGCACGCGCTCGGCGAAGGTCACCGCGGCCAAGCGGGTCAGCGAGCTCGTGCCGCTGTTCGAGGACCTGCCGTCGCCGCGTCCGAGCGCCCTGCTCAACGGGGCCACGGCGCCCGACGTGCCGGTGATGCCGGGCGGCAACGCGCTGGCCACGTTCCTGACCCGCAGCGCGGTGCCGATCGCGATCGTCCTGGCGATCGCGGTGCTGGTCCTGTCCCGCGGCAGGCTGCTGATCATCTGCGTCGCGCTGCCGCTGGTGGTCGCGATGCTCGCGGGCGTCCGCCGTCGCCGCTGA
- a CDS encoding TROVE domain-containing protein: MSKFNTARAPAATSPVRGEATPSAVTHQGAPGYARDARSELFLLAVTNMVGEHTFYESADARDTRFTALVHAATLKDPQWTARFLGWLRSEANLRTASLVGAAEFAKARRDAGLDGLGRQVVADVLQRADEPGELLAYWTSVHGRNVPKPVKRGIADAARKLYDERAYVKWDSAARAFRFADVLELTHPAARDTAQGELFKHILDERHDRGNPLPETLGVLRARAELTSWEVPRRRALLQRPDAADVLRAAGMTWESVAGWLQGPLDARVWEALIPSMGYMAQLRNLRNFDEAGVSDEVAQRVAARLADPGQVAKSRQLPMRFLSAYRAAPSLRWAWALEQAIAHSLANVPRLPGRTLVLVDTSSSMNMGFSRDGTLMRWDAAAVFGLALGRRCADADVVSFSDRLLGGTRTKVFKLRPGGSLLSDVERWKSGGFFLGGGTNTAGAVKKHFAKHDRVVILTDEQAVYGDVGHALPAQVPLYTWNLAGYRFGHAPSGSANRHTFGGLTDQAFRMIPLLEAGRNADWPF, encoded by the coding sequence ATGAGCAAGTTCAACACCGCCCGCGCGCCCGCCGCGACCTCACCGGTCCGCGGCGAGGCGACGCCGTCCGCCGTCACCCACCAGGGCGCTCCCGGCTACGCGCGCGACGCCCGGTCCGAGCTGTTCCTGCTCGCCGTCACGAACATGGTCGGCGAGCACACCTTCTACGAGTCCGCGGACGCGCGCGACACGCGCTTCACCGCGCTCGTCCACGCCGCGACCCTGAAGGATCCACAGTGGACGGCCCGGTTCCTGGGCTGGCTGCGGTCCGAGGCGAACCTGCGCACGGCGTCGCTGGTCGGCGCGGCCGAGTTCGCCAAGGCGCGGCGCGACGCGGGGCTCGACGGGCTCGGCCGCCAGGTCGTCGCCGACGTCCTGCAGCGCGCCGACGAGCCCGGCGAGCTGCTCGCGTACTGGACTTCGGTGCACGGCAGGAACGTCCCGAAGCCGGTCAAGCGCGGCATCGCGGACGCGGCCCGGAAGCTCTACGACGAGCGCGCGTACGTCAAGTGGGACTCGGCGGCGCGGGCGTTCCGGTTCGCCGACGTCCTGGAGCTGACGCACCCGGCCGCACGCGACACCGCGCAGGGCGAGCTGTTCAAGCACATCCTCGACGAGCGGCACGACCGCGGGAACCCGCTGCCGGAGACCCTCGGGGTACTGCGGGCCCGCGCCGAGCTGACGTCGTGGGAGGTGCCGCGCCGCCGCGCCCTGCTCCAGCGCCCGGACGCGGCGGACGTGCTGCGCGCGGCGGGCATGACGTGGGAGTCGGTCGCCGGCTGGCTGCAGGGACCGCTGGACGCGCGCGTCTGGGAGGCGCTGATCCCGTCGATGGGCTACATGGCCCAGCTGCGCAACCTGCGCAACTTCGACGAGGCCGGTGTCTCGGACGAGGTCGCGCAGCGCGTCGCGGCGCGGCTGGCCGATCCGGGTCAGGTCGCGAAGTCGCGCCAGCTGCCGATGCGGTTCCTGTCGGCCTACCGGGCCGCGCCGTCGCTGCGCTGGGCATGGGCGCTGGAGCAGGCGATCGCGCATTCGCTGGCGAACGTGCCGCGGCTGCCCGGGCGGACGCTCGTGCTCGTCGACACGTCGTCGTCGATGAACATGGGCTTCAGCCGGGACGGCACGCTGATGCGCTGGGACGCGGCCGCGGTGTTCGGGCTCGCGCTGGGCCGTCGGTGCGCGGACGCCGATGTCGTGTCGTTCTCCGACCGCCTGCTGGGCGGTACCCGGACGAAGGTGTTCAAGCTGCGCCCGGGTGGCTCGCTGCTCAGCGACGTCGAGCGCTGGAAGTCCGGCGGGTTCTTCCTCGGCGGCGGCACCAACACGGCCGGCGCAGTGAAGAAGCACTTCGCGAAGCACGACCGCGTCGTGATCCTCACCGACGAGCAGGCCGTGTACGGCGACGTCGGGCACGCGCTGCCCGCCCAGGTGCCGCTGTACACGTGGAACCTGGCCGGCTACCGGTTCGGCCACGCGCCGTCCGGCTCGGCGAACCGGCACACGTTCGGCGGCCTGACCGACCAGGCGTTCCGGATGATCCCGCTGCTGGAGGCGGGCCGGAACGCCGACTGGCCGTTCTGA
- a CDS encoding Maf family protein: MQFVLASQSPARLALLRSAGLDPAVFVSGVDEDAVAASLTDPSPSELVTALAAAKADAVVEQVAAAHPDAVVVACDSMLNIGGRMVGKPGAPEIARERWAAMAGTSGELLTGHAVVRLEDGARTKETSGWESTTVRFGTPTPEEIDAYVATGEPLHVAGGFTIDGLGGWFVDGLAGGHTSVIGISLPLTRRLLAEVGVSVVDLWRRPAS, translated from the coding sequence GTGCAGTTCGTTCTCGCCTCCCAGTCCCCCGCGCGGCTCGCCCTCCTGCGCTCGGCGGGCCTCGATCCCGCCGTGTTCGTCTCCGGCGTCGACGAAGACGCCGTCGCCGCTTCACTGACCGACCCGTCGCCGTCGGAGCTGGTCACCGCGCTCGCCGCGGCCAAGGCCGACGCGGTCGTCGAGCAGGTCGCCGCGGCGCACCCGGACGCCGTCGTCGTCGCCTGCGACTCGATGCTCAACATCGGCGGCCGGATGGTCGGCAAGCCGGGTGCGCCGGAGATCGCGCGGGAGCGCTGGGCCGCGATGGCGGGAACATCCGGTGAACTCCTCACCGGGCACGCGGTCGTCCGGCTCGAAGACGGCGCGCGCACGAAAGAGACCAGCGGCTGGGAATCGACGACCGTCCGCTTCGGCACGCCGACCCCCGAGGAGATCGACGCCTACGTCGCCACCGGCGAGCCACTGCACGTGGCCGGCGGCTTCACGATCGACGGCCTGGGCGGCTGGTTCGTCGACGGGCTCGCCGGCGGCCACACGAGCGTCATCGGCATCAGCCTGCCGCTGACGCGCCGGCTGCTCGCCGAGGTCGGCGTGAGTGTCGTGGATCTCTGGCGGCGTCCCGCATCCTGA
- a CDS encoding dicarboxylate/amino acid:cation symporter encodes MSFVRTYTKPRVFAAAVLGSLVVGALLGVVARQTEAGWLTDLLDQVGTIFTTLLQIAVIPLVFTAIVVGINSLRGLGGGRTAARLGGKTVLWFAITSFIASLIGIAIGRIFNPGAGGLGGVTATAKNADKAAKSVDHWGSWDAFVKGLLPENFVKAFSDGETLQVLFLALVIGAAAYSLGERAKPFVDFTTSVFEIIQRYLGWIVRLAPIGIIGLIGAAVSNYGDALFRPLFSTTLAVYVGCLLVLFVVYPILLRFVAKVSPLKFFAKAGTAIQFAFASQSSAATLPLTRQSAVNLGVQPAYAAFATPLGSATKMDGCAAVFPAIAAIFVANLAGVSLNFWQYAGIVVVAVVGALATAGTTGWLTAFTLTTSFIGLDAKQVALGLALIYSVNPIMDMMRTATNVAGQIVVPTIVARSEGLLDDEVLNSPTDRPLHTDDGSAARPTAPAPA; translated from the coding sequence GTGTCTTTCGTACGGACCTACACCAAGCCGCGGGTGTTCGCGGCCGCGGTCCTCGGTTCGCTGGTCGTCGGCGCCCTCCTCGGCGTCGTCGCGCGGCAGACCGAGGCCGGCTGGCTGACCGATCTCCTCGACCAGGTCGGCACCATCTTCACCACGCTGCTGCAGATCGCGGTGATCCCGCTGGTCTTCACGGCGATCGTGGTCGGCATCAACAGCCTGCGCGGCCTCGGCGGCGGCCGCACCGCCGCGCGCCTCGGCGGCAAGACGGTGCTCTGGTTCGCCATCACGTCGTTCATCGCGTCGCTGATCGGCATCGCGATCGGCCGGATCTTCAACCCGGGCGCCGGCGGGCTCGGCGGCGTGACGGCGACGGCCAAGAACGCCGACAAGGCCGCCAAGAGCGTCGACCACTGGGGCTCCTGGGACGCCTTCGTCAAGGGACTGCTGCCGGAGAACTTCGTGAAAGCGTTCTCCGACGGCGAGACGCTGCAGGTGCTGTTCCTCGCGCTGGTCATCGGCGCGGCCGCCTACAGTCTCGGTGAGCGCGCGAAGCCGTTCGTGGACTTCACGACGAGCGTGTTCGAGATCATCCAGCGCTACCTCGGCTGGATCGTCCGGCTCGCCCCGATCGGCATCATCGGCCTGATCGGCGCGGCGGTCTCCAACTACGGCGACGCGCTGTTCCGGCCGCTGTTTTCGACCACGCTCGCGGTGTACGTCGGGTGCCTGCTCGTGCTGTTCGTCGTCTACCCGATCCTGCTGCGGTTCGTGGCGAAGGTCAGCCCGCTGAAGTTCTTCGCCAAGGCAGGCACGGCGATCCAGTTCGCGTTCGCCTCGCAGTCCTCGGCCGCCACGCTGCCGCTGACCCGCCAGTCGGCGGTGAACCTCGGCGTCCAGCCGGCGTACGCGGCCTTCGCGACCCCGCTCGGCAGCGCGACCAAAATGGACGGTTGCGCCGCGGTCTTCCCGGCCATCGCGGCGATCTTCGTCGCGAACCTGGCCGGGGTGTCGCTGAACTTCTGGCAGTACGCGGGCATCGTGGTCGTCGCGGTGGTCGGCGCGCTCGCGACGGCCGGCACCACGGGCTGGCTGACGGCGTTCACGCTGACGACGTCGTTCATCGGCCTGGACGCGAAGCAGGTCGCACTGGGCCTGGCGCTGATCTACTCGGTCAACCCGATCATGGACATGATGCGCACGGCGACGAACGTCGCGGGCCAGATCGTGGTCCCGACGATCGTGGCCCGCAGCGAGGGCCTGCTCGACGACGAGGTCCTGAACTCGCCGACGGACCGCCCGCTGCACACCGACGACGGTTCCGCAGCGCGCCCCACGGCCCCGGCTCCCGCCTGA
- a CDS encoding PadR family transcriptional regulator → MASAKLTPLGLAVLELLHERPMHPYEMAVLMRERYVDTRVNVKAGSLYHTVERLQRDGFIEVVDTQRDGRRPERTVYGMTQAGLDEFNRRGRELLGDLVKEYPAYLSGLAVIDELGKETALLELEHRITRLRANVAADRAVLDHLAAEGTPEIYWLDWRYQCDHRKFELEWTERLHEDLKSGRIPFQDCAEPELTLITREDDDERKTS, encoded by the coding sequence ATGGCCTCGGCCAAGCTGACCCCGCTCGGCCTCGCCGTGCTGGAACTGCTGCACGAGAGGCCCATGCACCCGTACGAAATGGCTGTTCTCATGCGGGAGCGGTACGTCGACACGAGGGTCAACGTGAAGGCGGGATCGCTCTACCACACCGTGGAGCGCCTGCAGCGCGACGGATTCATCGAGGTCGTCGACACGCAGCGTGACGGCAGGCGGCCGGAGCGGACCGTCTACGGCATGACGCAGGCCGGCCTCGACGAGTTCAACCGCCGCGGCCGTGAACTGCTGGGGGACCTCGTCAAGGAGTACCCGGCGTACCTGTCCGGGCTCGCCGTCATCGACGAGCTCGGCAAGGAGACCGCACTGCTCGAGCTCGAGCACCGGATCACCCGGCTGCGCGCGAACGTCGCGGCCGACCGGGCCGTCCTCGACCACCTCGCCGCGGAGGGGACGCCGGAGATCTACTGGCTCGACTGGCGCTACCAGTGCGACCACCGCAAGTTCGAGCTCGAGTGGACCGAGCGGCTCCACGAAGACCTGAAGTCCGGGCGGATCCCGTTCCAGGACTGCGCCGAACCCGAGCTCACGCTCATCACCAGGGAAGACGACGATGAACGCAAGACAAGCTAA
- a CDS encoding DUF1707 SHOCT-like domain-containing protein — protein sequence MTEVPSPQLRISDQNRESALAALGEHMSAGRIDIDEYGERSARITAAKTRGELVEIFADLPAPHPQYDDVPRPAAAPEPAAAAPPAPRQPDGWSGAQRFVAAFVPLIWLVAIALIATHVVHPTLILIPIGVSMFGRAMWGHDHRRDRHVRDRERRRELRDSFRDQRRELGR from the coding sequence GTGACCGAAGTTCCGTCTCCGCAGCTGCGGATCAGCGACCAGAACCGCGAGTCCGCGTTGGCCGCGCTCGGCGAGCACATGAGCGCGGGGCGGATCGACATCGACGAGTACGGCGAGCGCTCGGCGCGGATCACCGCGGCGAAGACGCGCGGCGAGCTCGTCGAGATCTTCGCGGACCTGCCGGCCCCGCACCCCCAGTACGACGACGTCCCGCGGCCCGCCGCGGCCCCGGAGCCGGCCGCGGCCGCCCCGCCGGCGCCGCGTCAGCCGGACGGCTGGTCGGGCGCCCAGCGGTTCGTCGCCGCGTTCGTCCCGCTGATCTGGCTCGTGGCGATCGCGCTCATCGCCACCCACGTCGTGCACCCCACGCTGATCCTCATCCCGATCGGCGTGAGCATGTTCGGCCGGGCGATGTGGGGCCACGACCACCGGCGGGACCGGCACGTGCGCGACCGGGAGCGCCGGCGCGAGCTGCGTGACTCCTTCCGCGACCAGCGGCGCGAACTGGGTCGCTGA